In Pseudophryne corroboree isolate aPseCor3 chromosome 2, aPseCor3.hap2, whole genome shotgun sequence, the sequence aacacaggctctgctgaatcctctaaggatagaatggcttttattgttctaattaactcagctatatccactgagctgagaccttctaattgttctttgtatgccgaagtatagtatatagagctttcatcgtccaaTGAATCATCCTGTGTAACCTGTGAAGTTGACGGTTTAGTTAAAactggtttatcagcttgtctctttggagaagctggtgagggaaatggtataccgtaggtagggagctgcatgtatgggctaTTAGTGTACCTCATTCCTGGtagcgaagctgtaggaattacccattcagctatactggacaaggtctgtgcaaacatcgcccaaggtggatctatctgtacctgacgttgaacagggatctgccttgtaatctgctgaaatgcaaaacaatttgcacataaaccatcctgtaccagatcctgagaggataacacagttttgcaagacaaacatgatatgagtgttggtgttactatgAGTGTACccttgtcacctttgccgctcttagacatgataaagcaCTTtaacagtgtactatacaatttgtgactgtaatcactttaaccttctaaagtgatatcaccaAAAGaagcaactgacaaacatatataaagtcagcaatcacactagcagtcagtcacatgttatatattagtcatatgagcacataatcaactacaaatacattgtaaagtatgtaggcgtacatattactgaattctgttttatacagatcttagagtattcagacgcaatgcgaagaaaaccacagtaatgtacacagactcatatgcaataggcacttaaacttaactattcatactgacaagtagatagaaatttagtgctgtataacccgtactcagtagagtggaatacagggagactcacctcacttccaaaatcgatcaatacgttagcgaacgctgagtggatccagacgctactagtgtacactgctgctccgggAACTTTAAGTGGACACTGACGCACTGTGCACACAGATGCCTGTACTGCGACTGGGTCTCCTCGCAGTAGcgtttagtgaacacagatgcagcggcctatgctgcgaccgagacccctcatggtagcatctgagacggaagtgaggtaacAGTTCATGGAGGGTGACtcgcagaaactggtcatgaactggggggaggggcgaccaggagagcgtctaactcccccccaccccccgcgctGACATAAACCCtaaggatcgcagcctcatactattcctggtgccttatgatccctaagatctagcgctggagcacccgtggtggcggcgcgtcagctactgtttggtagtctcctcccaatacagtgcagctgtgtccgtattccctacATGGAACAGAGGCCTTACCTtctcccgtgctccggccacagcctggtaacgtctgcttggacctgctagtatatccgacacagacgcccgttgagacagcactgtacacatgggtaagcgttgttgcgactctttccaatatgcgtataagacgctgttaagaaagatcactcaaaaacatagtaagattataaaaataaaataaaaaagcttagggctgccaagaacagcagccctctgaccatggtccggctcctgctgcaccaaacaaaaactgatttgcctgagccagtgggtggggatatatggacgtgcccattgcatcctgggaggactgaaagcttgtgatcatttgatgccaatccgctatcgctccatcatatcccattgttatactGTGGACCCTTCCGGAGAAACATCAAATCCAGAACACTGACATTTCATGAGCGCTGTAATTTCTTCTATCTGGCACAAACATATGTAGTTATTTTGAACCATTTAGATAGTTTACCACATTGatgcactatgggcctgattcaggtccagtTGTTATTCTAGAAAAGTTGCAATGTACCTATTTTTGTTTAGAGGACATAAATGCTAGTTATAAAAAGTATATATGCAAGCCCCTTCTGAAcgcataggcaaatgcagagggGGATTTTCAGTTGACCAGAAATCCGCCTTCCCCAGCACTtggccagcagccactacatgcagtataaaagggcgtaagtgtgtgtgtgtgtgtgtgtgtgtgtgtgctcaatAATTGCAACAAAGATACTCTGTCAAGTGGCTTTGGGTCTGCATATGTCAGAAATATAGTATTACATAAACTGaactttggggcagactatagcttgttacaattatgcatccttcatgggctggtgacaCTTGCCCTAAAATAAAAAATTTGGAAACCCTCATCCAGAAATCCTGCGAAGGCCTGTGGAATGGGTATCTAAAATACTTTAGGGGACACAGAAACTATAATGCCCCATCTTAATCTGTAGCCAGCACAAATCCACTCAGTCAATCCTTtaaacacagtcaaacaatataagTACACATAGGGAATACAAATGGTCCATACATATTCCTTTATTGAGTGTAAATAGCTTGTAACAAAACCAAAATCTAAATGTTCACTTggagataagaaaaaaaaaattcaaataccATTGAAATGTAATAACAATCAAATGTATAAGTGTCTTGTGTGCAAACATGTAGTCTGCTGATGTCAGATATACTGTACCCTCTTTAGCTATTTCACACCTGACATGTTTCAAGAGAATGTGGATAATACTTAGTCCCAAACGCACATTGGTAATATTTGTTACTGAATGAGCCATGTCAGTATTTTCAAGAGATTCTGCAGACAATTATTCATTCAACAAACAATATTACGGAGAAGTGTCAAGATTTCCAATATCAAGCTTTATACCAGTtgctgtttacaattatttattgAAACAAAGTGCAAATTTTTAACATCCATCTATGAATTTCAGAATTAGTGAGCAAAGTGATACTAAAAAGAATTCGCAAATTCAATATTTTGCAAGGAAATAGCAAGAATCTGCAAGCTTACAAGTGTGGAACAGTATTTATGTTCAATGTCATAATGCAGACTGCTTTATTTAAACATGACATAACTTTTGACCCGAATGATAACAGTCGTATGTTGGCAGTTTTACAATGTATAATAACAGTGGTTAAACGTCCATATATACATTTTACAGTTAGTAATGTAATTATTATAAAACTTCAAAATTCTGGTATACTGTACttcagaagaagaaaaataaatgcacttctatattcaccaagaAACATTAAAGTATTAGtaagtcaaaataaaaaaaataaaaaaatactataaTGTAGCTCATACCTTTTAGAACTTCCCTCTGGGGAGGATGTAGTTGTGACTGGCGGTCAAGAGACTGCtgatcacaataccgatgccgggatcccgccccctcacttatcctgacagttggcataccgactaacagggactattcccactcgtgggtgtccacgacacccatagagtgtgaatagaacctgtggcgagcggccaagcctgcaaggggcttcgttgcgctcgccccctcccccaccacgcCAGGCACCTAAAAGCTGGGATCCAcagcgttggtatggtgaccggtggtctcccgaccgctggtcacacgaacccaaccccTCTGGGGTTATAAGAGCCAACACTAAGCAAGTTAAGCCTGAAGATGCATATTGACATCATAGCCTCATCTATTTCACAAGAGAGAAGAAATATGGAACAATCATGGACAGTACAGGAGGGAAGACTAATGGAGGTAATATTCCAAACGTACATATATATgtgaacataaaaaaaataaaaaaacactttctGAAAATCCATGGAAGATTAACTGCAGGCTTAAAAGTCTCGTTTTTCTTTAAAAATAACTTCTTCATTAAATAAATCCCAAAGCAGCCGTTATACAAAAACCCTACTTAAGAAAAGCATTGATAAAGAAAATGAAAACATTTTATCAGAGCGTTATATTTGATGTTGTTTAGCAAatgttgcataaaaaaaaaaaaaaatacaaaacatttTTCATTCTTAGGTGTTACTGTGACCTGAGGCATTTTTAAGTATATATTTCACTTTCAAATAATATATCCAAAAGAGAATTTAGGcacaaatttaaaaaataaaaaagtcaagCTTTATTCAAAATCATAAAAAACGCAGTAAGGTTAACAGTGGTTATATTGCAATACCAGCATCACCCACGAAGGGAGAAAGGCAGAAATAGTgtgagaagatagaaaaataaaatatggtCTTAAATATTATACAGCACATCGTTAACTTACTTTGTTGTTAAAGGAGCATATAATACAACCCATACATATTTCCATAATCAATATGGACACAATTACACCAAATTCATATATTCAGTCCACCCAGGACAGTTGCTGGAAACCACTGTTTTACAGTTGTGCTTGCTGTGGACTTATGTGCTCAAATGAAGAAATACTTCCGAAAGTCAAAAATTGTCCAAAGATTATTGTGCTTAGAAACTCCTCATTTGCAATGAAAGAGAGAATAGAATGTGTACTGATCAACATTGGGTTACTTGGCATTAGTGACCCCATGAGGTATTGTGACTACAGAGGTACACAAAGCTATTTCTTCATATTGTGGAGGTGGTTCTGCGGGATTCCGTTGTGGCTCACTAACTCTGACACCCCTCTCTCCAGTGGCTTCCTCATAGGATGGGGGTGGGTCGCAGTTTGAAAAGCCAGCTGACAAAGTATCTGAACGAACATCAAAATCAATAAATCCGCTCGGTGGCCGAGCCCTGTCAAAAGAATCTTCCACTGTACACAACACATTGGAATGTTGTGGATGGTTTCCTCCTTCATGATCATTCCTTGCTTCGGCAGTGTTTTCTCTCACATCTCTAGGAGCGTAAGCAGTCCGGCGTCCTGCCTTCTTTTTAAAGACACACTTCCACACAAGTAAGATAACCAAAAGGATAACAAAAAAGACTGTGATCAAGGGGAAAGCGATGTAAAATGTATACCAACTGCCTTCTGCATTGGAGTCCCCATGTCCTCTGGTATAGTCTTTCCAAAACTCTTTCTAGCAAGAAAACAAACAAATGTCTCAACAAATAAACATTTTActaataacacatatatattttacacaaaCACAATGAAACCATGTAaggaacttttttcttttttatattttgcaAGACATACATCTGGGCCACGATACCCAGTTTTGGCGATGCCGAACCATGGACATCGACTGGCGAACAGTCAGGGAATCAGCAAAatacagcatgttaaaaatccctgacttGCCAATCcgagtcagggatttttaacatgctgtatTTTGCGGATTCCCTGACTGTTCGCCAGTAGAAATCGGCAAATCGAGGTACAAATCGGCAAATCGAGGATTTCCCCGATCCCCTGACCCAGGCATCGACAGAATGGGGAATTGTCCCGATAGCAGCCTGATGTGTGGGCCTCTTTACATAATAAATTAATATAGTGTAGTAATACTACAAAATTTGAGAAGAACATACATTAGAGTATGACAGCAAATAAAAGGACTGAGTCAGATGCAATGATTATGTCGGAAACAGCCTTGCATTTTTCTTCTGTGCATGTgtctaagtcacactgcgcataTGACCAGAGTGTGCGGAGAATCACAGTTGCAACTGAGATGCACAGGAGGTGCATAGTCTCAGATATGTCTAAAAAATGCAATGGCCATTCCTGCATGCGAACCAGAATCAGCCCCAAAGAGTCCTATGAAATTATTAGACAAGACTCATTCTACATATGATTTGGTTGTGGTATTTAAACCCCCATTAAATTATGTTGTCTCCACAGGAATCTGAAATATAATGGACAGAAAAATAAGAGAGTTATGGTAGAACCTACCTTGGTTAACGCTTTTTCTTTGaaatccatagggtccacagggaaaccATGGGGCTGTAGGTGGTTGAGGACTGAGCACTAAACAGTTAAAAGCTtaagctcccaggatgcactggtctTGCAccgctataaccccgcctccagccaAGGCCTTGTCAGTATAGTTAACAAGCCCTAAGGCAGGAGCAGGCAGagaagaaggaagaatggtacaaccAATAAACAAACTCACAGAAGAGGAGAATTTAGTAAACAAAATAAATACCCATAGAAACCAGATGAGTCAGGGCGAgtgccctgtggatcctatggatttcgaagaaaaacaaaacaaaagagttaacaaaggtaggtTCTACCATAAGTCTTATATTCTTCTTCAGAGCCCATAGGTGGTCCACAGTGATACCATGGGGATGCCCAAAGAAGTTTCCCCTAAGGGTGGTGATGTGCCTGAGCCTCAAGAACTAGTCTCCCAAAGGCAGAATCCTGAGAAGCAACTGTATCAAAGGAGTAGAACCTAAGAAAGGTATGGACGGGAGACCACGTGGCTGCTCTGCACAACTGTTCAGCAGACACCCCACAGCTAGCCGACCATGAAGGCCCTGTGGATCGAGTGGAATGAGCCTAAAGCACACAGGGACAGGAAGAAGATCTGCTTTCAAGTATGCCAGAGAAATAGTCAAACAGCTCTATTTGGCAAAGGTCTGCTTATTAGGCCAGCTTTTTTTGTGAAAACTGTGTAACACAAAAAAgagcatcggatttacaaaaaaagacTTTGTTTTCTTTACATAAATCTGAAGTGCACATATCATAAAACATCACTTGTGGAAGGGTTAGGCATCTGAAAGACTGGAACTACAAATTCTTCATAGGTATGAAAttttgagaccaccttaggaaggtatCCAGACTTAGTTATGGGGACTGTTCTgtctggctaaaaaaaaaaaaaaaaaagggggggggctaCATGATAATGCCACTAAATCAGACACTCTGCAACCAGAGGCAATGGccagtaagaagaaaaaaaaaaaaaaaagagggggtctTGTTCAGCCACTTTAATTCCACTgtatcaaaaggttcaaatggagctGCTTGTAATGCGAGTAGAACCAAAGACAAGTCACACGGAGCCACCAGAGggacaaatggaggctgaatgAAAAAGGCTCCCTGCAAAAAAAAAGTTCTGATATCCGGTAGGGaagcaatcttttgctgaaaccgAATGGATACAGCATATACGTGTGCTCTGAGGGACGCTAGGTGAAGACCTAAGTCCAATCCTGCTTAAAGAAAAGCAATCACTCTGGCAACTCTAAAATCAGAAGAATTGTAGCCTCTAGTAGAGCACCACTGGAAACTGGTGTGCCAAGTCCTGCAAAAAATTCGGGCAGAAGCCAGTTTTCGGGCTTTAAGCATTGCCTAGATAACGGTGCTTGAGAAAACCTTTGATTTTAAaagggatgtctcaagagccatgccatcaaagacagacgAGCCAGGTCCTGGTGTAGACATGGAGCCTGCATTAACAAATCTTGCTTAGATGATCGCCGATTGACAGACCCCTGCAGGTCTGTGAACTAAGGacatcttggccaatctggagctatGAGGATCATTGTGCCTCCTTCCTGCTTTAACTTGTGAAGTACTCTTGGAAGTAATGCGAATGGTGGAAAGATGTACATCAGTTTGAAGTTCCACTGTACTGCCAAAGCGTCCACGAAGGTGGTTGCAGGATCCTGGGTCCTGCACCTTTATACTGGAAGTCTGCGGTTGTGATGAAATGCCATGAGATCCACCTGTAGCAGGCCCCATCTGTACACTAGAACCTGATAGACTTTTGGATGTAGTGCCCACTCTCCTGATTGTAAGTCCTGTCAGCTTAGGTACTCTGCTTCCCAATTGAGAATTACTGGGATGAATACCATTGATATTGCTGGAACCTGatgttctgcccaattgaggatgtgTGCCCCTTCTCTCATCGCGGCTAGACTTTGCGTGCCTTCCTGACGTTTGAGGTAGGCTACTGTTGTTGCGTTGTCAGATTGAATCTTGGCCGGTCTTGAAGAAAGCCATGTGCCAGACAGAGCACCTTGTATACTgctctgagttccagtatgttgaaGGGCAGGGGCCCTCCAGGACTGACCAATGTCCTTGAAAGGACTGTTGAGTGGTCACTGCACCCTACCTGTGGGGGCTGGAATCCGTGGCGAGTTGTACGCAGTTTGAGATCCAAAATGGGTGGTCCATATCTAGGTGGgacatctgtagccaccacaagagagagagACAAACCTCTGGTGTCAACACCATTGTCTGATCTGAGATTCTGATGCGGTCTGTTCCATTGAGACAAAATCAGGTGTTGCAGAGGtctggagttgttctgcaggtggtgaccacagaccacttttcagctcctatgctttctggctgatgttttggtcacttttgaaagctggcggtgctttcactctactggtagcatgagacggagtttacaacccacacaagtggctcaggtagtgcagctcatccaggatggcacatcaatgcgagctgtggcaagaaggtttgctgtgtctgtcagcgtagtgtccagagcatggaggcgctaccaggagacaggccagtacatcaggagacgtggaggaggccgtaggagggcaacaacccagcagcaggaccgctacctccgcctatgtgcaaggaggaacaggaggagcactgctagagccctgcataatgaccttcagcaagccacaaatgtgcatgtgtctactcaaacgatcagaaacagactccatgagggtggtatgagggcccgacatccacaggtgggggttgtgcttacagcccaacaccgtgcaggacgtttggcatttgccagagaacaccaagattggcaaattcgtca encodes:
- the PRRG1 gene encoding transmembrane gamma-carboxyglutamic acid protein 1; the encoded protein is MDNVFLSEDQANSILKRYPRANSFLEEIKQGNIERECREELCSYEEAREAFENDERTKEFWKDYTRGHGDSNAEGSWYTFYIAFPLITVFFVILLVILLVWKCVFKKKAGRRTAYAPRDVRENTAEARNDHEGGNHPQHSNVLCTVEDSFDRARPPSGFIDFDVRSDTLSAGFSNCDPPPSYEEATGERGVRVSEPQRNPAEPPPQYEEIALCTSVVTIPHGVTNAK